From the genome of Rhizobium binae, one region includes:
- a CDS encoding M10 family metallopeptidase C-terminal domain-containing protein, which produces MTDLITSTKSVISTGDQKVDGLFSGTAWDGTITYAFPTSASSYGYDYEKYFSFSSISSQQKSHALFFMEQSYGSAANDGFSVEGFTNANFEAGSVDTATVRFAQSWLPPTAWAYTPDAGEPAGDVWFGTDYAGTEDDLRFPTFGNYAGHTLAHELGHALGLKHAHESDVTNPTVVPNAYDSLEYTIMTYHTYVGDSLSGYKYEHDGAPQTFMMLDIAALQEMYGADYTTNSGDTVYKWNPNQGITYVNGVAAITPAANRIFATIWDGGGIDTYDLSAYTTALKIDLRAGGYSVFSQDQLADLGGGPNYGYARGNIFNALLYHDNVASLIENVQAGSGDDTIVGNEANNTLWGNAGNDSLSGGSGTDTLIGGTGNDTYTVDNVADVVTEGVDAGTDLIRTTVSSYALTNIANVENLTFIGSGDFSGTGNSLANTITGGSGNDTLDGGAGSDWLWGGAGNDLLNGGAGNDTMLGGAGNDIFVVGDSFDFAFENANQGTDTVQTALASYWLSDNVENLTYTGSDSFTGTGNGLANTITGGAGNDALDGGAGADTLIGGTGNDTYIVDNAGDVVTEHSDEGIDTVRTALASYTLGSDVENLSFVGEGIFVGTGNSLANTIRGWTGADTLDGKAGADILIGWAGNDIYIVDNAGDVITEGLNEGTDLIKTGLFSYALTNIANVENLTFTGSGDFSGTGNSLANTITGGAGNDTLDGGAGNDTLVGGAGNDVYLVDSASDVINEAVSAGTDEIRTALAAYSIAALVNVENLTYTGSDSFTGTGNGLANTITGGAGNDALDGGAGADTLIGGTGNDTYIVDNAGDVVTEHSDEGIDTVRTALASYTLGSDVENLSFVGEGIFVGTGNSLANTIRGWTGADTLDGKAGADILIGWAGNDIYIVDNAGDVITEGLNEGTDLIKTGLFSYALTNIANVENLTFTGSGDFSGTGNSLANTITGGAGNDTLDGGGGTDTLVGGAGNDVYLVDSASDVINEAVSAGTDEIRTALAAYSIAALVNVENLTYTGSDSFTGTGNGLANTITGGAGNDALDGGAGADTLIGGTGNDTYIVDNAGDVVTEHSDEGIDTVRTALASYTLGSDVENLSFVGEGIFVGTGNSLANTIRGWTGADTLDGKAGADILIGWAGNDIYIVDNAGDVITEGLNEGTDLIKTGLFSYALTNIANVENLTFTGSGDFSGTGNSLANTITGGAGNDTLDGGGGTDTLVGGAGNDVYLVDSASDVINEAVSAGTDEIRTALAAYSIAALVNVENLTYTGSDSFTGTGNGLANTITGGAGNDALDGGAGADTLIGGTGNDTYIVDNAGDVVTEHSDEGIDTVRTALASYTLGSDVENLSFVGEGIFVGTGNSLANTIRGWTGADTLDGKAGADILIGWAGNDIYIVDNAGDVITENSDEGIDTVRTNLAAYTLGSNVENLTFIGTGAFAGTGNALSNVIVGGNGSNTLTGGAGNDTLSGGAATDVFVYSPNWGQDTITNFVATGSAHDVISIDHNIFVDWESLFAATEQSGNDTIIEADSDNTITLKDVALSSLQSWDFLFA; this is translated from the coding sequence ATGACGGACCTTATTACTTCGACGAAGAGCGTCATTTCGACTGGGGATCAGAAAGTTGACGGGCTCTTCAGCGGCACTGCCTGGGACGGGACGATAACCTATGCGTTTCCCACGAGCGCGTCATCGTATGGCTATGATTACGAAAAATACTTTTCTTTCTCTTCAATTTCGTCCCAGCAGAAGTCTCACGCTTTGTTCTTTATGGAGCAGTCCTATGGGAGTGCGGCAAATGACGGCTTCTCGGTAGAGGGATTCACAAACGCCAATTTTGAGGCCGGAAGCGTGGATACCGCAACAGTGCGGTTTGCTCAATCGTGGCTACCTCCGACGGCATGGGCCTATACTCCAGATGCAGGCGAGCCGGCGGGCGATGTCTGGTTCGGCACAGACTATGCTGGCACCGAAGATGATCTTCGCTTCCCGACATTCGGCAACTATGCCGGCCATACCTTGGCGCACGAGCTTGGTCACGCTCTCGGACTGAAACATGCTCATGAATCGGATGTTACCAATCCGACGGTCGTTCCGAACGCCTACGACTCGCTCGAATATACGATCATGACCTACCACACGTATGTCGGGGACAGTTTGAGTGGGTACAAGTATGAGCATGATGGCGCGCCGCAAACCTTCATGATGCTCGATATCGCCGCGCTGCAGGAAATGTACGGTGCGGACTACACTACGAACAGTGGCGATACCGTCTACAAGTGGAATCCGAACCAGGGCATCACCTATGTCAACGGCGTCGCAGCCATCACACCCGCTGCCAACCGCATCTTCGCAACAATCTGGGACGGCGGCGGTATCGACACCTATGATTTGAGCGCTTATACGACCGCCCTCAAGATCGACTTGCGAGCAGGGGGGTACTCGGTCTTTTCCCAGGACCAATTGGCCGACCTGGGAGGAGGTCCGAACTATGGTTATGCCCGCGGCAACATTTTCAACGCTCTTCTTTATCACGACAATGTTGCGTCGTTGATCGAGAATGTTCAGGCCGGCTCCGGCGACGATACGATTGTCGGCAACGAGGCGAACAATACGCTCTGGGGCAATGCCGGCAATGATTCGCTTTCCGGCGGCTCCGGTACCGACACATTGATCGGCGGAACGGGCAACGACACCTATACTGTCGATAACGTGGCCGACGTGGTCACCGAAGGGGTGGATGCAGGGACCGATCTGATCAGGACGACGGTTTCTTCCTATGCTTTGACCAATATCGCCAACGTCGAAAACCTGACCTTCATCGGGAGCGGAGATTTTAGCGGGACTGGAAACAGCCTTGCCAACACCATCACCGGCGGCTCCGGCAACGACACGTTGGACGGCGGCGCCGGCAGTGACTGGCTTTGGGGCGGCGCCGGCAACGATCTTCTGAACGGCGGCGCCGGCAATGACACGATGTTAGGCGGTGCCGGCAACGATATCTTTGTTGTTGGCGATAGTTTCGATTTTGCGTTCGAGAATGCGAACCAGGGGACGGACACGGTCCAGACGGCGCTTGCAAGCTATTGGCTCAGCGACAATGTCGAGAATCTGACCTATACGGGATCGGATAGCTTTACCGGCACTGGCAATGGGCTCGCCAACACGATCACTGGCGGCGCGGGCAATGATGCGCTGGATGGTGGGGCCGGTGCTGACACGTTGATCGGCGGGACGGGCAACGACACCTATATTGTCGACAATGCCGGAGACGTCGTCACCGAGCACAGCGACGAGGGGATCGACACGGTTCGTACGGCTTTGGCAAGCTATACGCTTGGCAGCGATGTCGAGAACCTGAGCTTTGTCGGCGAGGGGATTTTTGTCGGGACAGGCAATAGCCTCGCCAACACGATCCGGGGTTGGACAGGTGCCGACACCCTGGACGGCAAGGCCGGAGCAGACATACTGATCGGCTGGGCGGGCAACGACATCTATATTGTCGACAATGCCGGGGATGTGATCACCGAAGGGCTGAATGAAGGAACCGATCTAATCAAGACGGGGCTTTTTTCCTATGCTCTGACCAATATTGCCAATGTCGAAAACCTGACCTTCACCGGGAGCGGAGATTTTAGCGGGACTGGAAACAGCCTTGCCAACACCATCACCGGCGGCGCTGGCAACGACACGCTTGACGGCGGCGCTGGCAACGACACGCTGGTAGGCGGTGCCGGCAACGACGTCTATTTGGTCGACAGTGCGAGCGACGTGATCAACGAGGCGGTCAGCGCCGGCACCGACGAAATCCGTACGGCGCTTGCAGCCTACTCGATCGCCGCATTGGTCAATGTCGAGAATCTGACCTATACGGGATCGGATAGCTTTACCGGCACTGGCAATGGGCTCGCCAACACGATCACTGGCGGCGCGGGCAATGATGCGCTGGATGGTGGGGCCGGTGCTGACACGTTGATCGGCGGGACGGGCAACGACACCTATATTGTCGACAATGCCGGAGACGTCGTCACCGAGCACAGCGACGAGGGGATCGACACGGTTCGTACGGCTTTGGCAAGCTATACGCTTGGCAGCGATGTCGAGAACCTGAGCTTTGTCGGCGAGGGGATTTTTGTCGGGACAGGCAATAGCCTCGCCAACACGATCCGGGGTTGGACAGGTGCCGACACCCTGGACGGCAAGGCCGGAGCAGACATACTGATCGGCTGGGCGGGCAACGACATCTATATTGTCGACAATGCCGGGGATGTGATCACCGAAGGGCTGAATGAAGGAACCGATCTAATCAAGACGGGGCTTTTTTCCTATGCTCTGACCAATATTGCCAATGTCGAAAACCTGACCTTCACCGGGAGCGGAGATTTTAGCGGGACTGGAAACAGCCTTGCCAACACCATCACCGGCGGCGCTGGCAACGACACGCTTGACGGCGGCGGCGGCACCGACACGCTGGTAGGCGGTGCCGGCAACGACGTCTATTTGGTCGACAGTGCGAGCGACGTGATCAACGAGGCGGTCAGCGCCGGCACCGACGAAATCCGTACGGCGCTTGCAGCCTACTCGATCGCCGCATTGGTCAATGTCGAGAATCTGACCTATACGGGATCGGATAGCTTTACCGGCACTGGCAATGGGCTCGCCAACACGATCACTGGCGGCGCGGGCAATGATGCGCTGGATGGTGGGGCCGGTGCTGACACGTTGATCGGCGGGACGGGCAACGACACCTATATTGTCGACAATGCCGGAGACGTCGTCACCGAGCACAGCGACGAGGGGATCGACACGGTTCGTACGGCTTTGGCAAGCTATACGCTTGGCAGCGATGTCGAGAACCTGAGCTTTGTCGGCGAGGGGATTTTTGTCGGGACAGGCAATAGCCTCGCCAACACGATCCGGGGTTGGACAGGTGCCGACACCCTGGACGGCAAGGCCGGAGCAGACATACTGATCGGCTGGGCGGGCAACGACATCTATATTGTCGACAATGCCGGGGATGTGATCACCGAAGGGCTGAATGAAGGAACCGATCTAATCAAGACGGGGCTTTTTTCCTATGCTCTGACCAATATTGCCAATGTCGAAAACCTGACCTTCACCGGGAGCGGAGATTTTAGCGGGACTGGAAACAGCCTTGCCAACACCATCACCGGCGGCGCTGGCAACGACACGCTTGACGGCGGCGGCGGCACCGACACGCTGGTAGGCGGTGCCGGCAACGACGTCTATTTGGTCGACAGTGCGAGCGACGTGATCAACGAGGCGGTCAGCGCCGGCACCGACGAAATCCGTACGGCGCTTGCAGCCTACTCGATCGCCGCATTGGTCAATGTCGAGAATCTGACCTATACGGGATCGGATAGCTTTACCGGCACTGGCAATGGGCTCGCCAACACGATCACTGGCGGCGCGGGCAATGATGCGCTGGATGGTGGGGCCGGTGCTGACACGTTGATCGGCGGGACGGGCAACGACACCTATATTGTCGACAATGCCGGAGACGTCGTCACCGAGCACAGCGACGAGGGGATCGACACGGTTCGTACGGCTTTGGCAAGCTATACGCTTGGCAGCGATGTCGAGAACCTGAGCTTTGTCGGCGAGGGGATTTTTGTCGGGACAGGCAATAGCCTCGCCAACACGATCCGGGGTTGGACAGGTGCCGACACCCTGGACGGCAAGGCCGGAGCAGACATACTGATCGGCTGGGCGGGCAACGACATCTATATTGTCGACAATGCCGGGGATGTGATCACCGAGAATAGCGACGAGGGGATCGACACGGTTCGGACGAACCTGGCCGCCTACACATTGGGGTCTAATGTCGAGAACCTGACATTTATCGGAACAGGGGCGTTTGCCGGAACAGGGAACGCGCTGAGCAACGTTATCGTAGGCGGCAACGGTTCTAATACACTGACCGGTGGCGCCGGCAACGATACCCTCAGTGGTGGAGCTGCAACCGACGTGTTCGTTTATTCGCCGAATTGGGGCCAGGATACAATCACAAACTTCGTGGCAACTGGCTCCGCACATGATGTGATTTCGATCGATCACAACATTTTCGTCGACTGGGAATCGCTTTTTGCTGCAACCGAGCAGTCGGGGAATGATACAATAATCGAGGCCGACTCCGACAACACCATAACGTTAAAGGATGTCGCTCTTTCAAGCCTGCAGTCGTGGGACTTCT